GCGGCGCGGAACAGAGCGACGCGATGATCGAGGCGGCGCTGACCAGTGCCGATCCGGTCCGCGCGCTGTGGCGCTTCTTTTCCGACCCCAGCCGCAACGCGCTGGCGATGGAATTTGTCGCCATGGCCAATCATCGCAAGGCGATCCGCGCCGAAATCGCCCGCCACAGCGAGGCGATGCGCACCCGCCAGGCGCAGTTGATGGAGCAGGTGCTGGGCGATCGCCTGGCCGGACACAAGGTGACGGCGGCGGGCCTCAGCCTGTTGCTGGCCGCGGTCGGCCGCACATTGGTGATGGAAGCCGACATGGGGGTCGCCAGCGGACATAGTGATGCCCGCGCGTCGGTCGAAGCCCTGCTGGACGAATTGCTGCCACCCGAAAAATGAGAGGCATTGACTTTTCCATGCCCCTATGTTGAACATGTGTTCAAACGTGCAGGGACGCATAGGAGAGCAGGCATGTCCGCTACAACGATTACCCGTTTTTCGCATGAAGCCATCAAGCCGAGCATCGGCAGCCGTATCCTCAACAGCAAGGAGGAGTTGCTGGCGGGCGAACTGGCGCCGCAGATCCGCGAACTGCTGGAACAGCGCGGCGTGCTGGTCTTCCCGAAGATCAATTTCACCGACGAGGAACAGATCGCCTTCACCAAGACGCTGGGCGCCTTCGCCCCCGAGCACAAGGGCGGCGAGGAAATCCACAAGATCACGCTCGACGTGAAGGAAAATCCGCAGAGCGCCGAATATCTCAAGGGCTCGCTCTACTGGCATATCGACGGCACGATGAACGATGTGCCGATCCTTGCCTCTTTGCTGTCGTGCAAGGTGCCGGCGACCTGGGGCGGCAATACCGGCTTCTGCAACACCTATGCCGCCTATGAGGCGCTGACCGACGAGCAGAAGGCGGAGTATGAGAAGCTGCGCGTGATCCACTCGGTCTGGGCGACGGTCTTCTATTATGAGCCCGAACCCAGCCTCGCCAAGCTGAAGGGCATGCGCCAGGTCGGCGAGAATGAGTTGCCCCTGGTGTGGAACCACAAGTCGGGCCGCAAGTCGCTGGTGCTGGGCTGCACCGCCCAGCGGGTCAAGGATCTCGATCCCTATGCCAGCGCCGAAATCCTGGTCGGGCTGCGCGAATGGGCGACCCGCGAGGAGTTCAGCTACAGCCATGAATGGAGCGTCGGCGACCTAGTGATCTGGGACAATACCGGCACCATGCACCGGGCCGAGAAATATGATCCCGACTGCAACCGCATGATGCACCGCACCAAGCTGCAGGGCGAAGAACCCTTCGAGTAAGAAACGGCCGACCGGCCTTTCCACGCCCGCCGCCCATCCCGGGTTGGCGGGCGTTTCTGTCCTGCCATCGGAGCACGCCATGACCAATCCCCTGACCTTCGGCTATCTCTATGATTTCCGAAACCCGACCCAGTGGGAACGGCGTCCGGCCGACCTTTATGCCGAAATACTGGATTTCGTCGCCTGGAGCGAGACAGCGGGCTTTGCCGGCGCCTGGGTGCCCGAACATCATGGCGCCGACGATGGTTATATGCCCGCGCCCAATGTCGCGCTGGCGGCGATCGCGGCGCGGACCAGCCGGATCAAATTGGGATCGGCGATCGCCCTCGCCCCGCTCTATCATCCGCTGCGCTTTGCCGAGGAATGCGCGATACTCGACATCCTGTCCGACGGCCGGCTGGAGATGGCGCTGGCGATCGGCTATCGCCGCCGCGAGACGCAGGCCTATGGCGTCGATTTCGGCAAGCGCGGCGCGCGCTTCGACGAGTTTCTGGCGATCGTCCAGCGGCTCTGGGCCGGCGAGACGGTCAGCTTTGCCGGCCAGCATTACAGCATCGACAATGCCGTGCTGAAACCCGGCGCGCCGCGCGGTCGCATCCCCCTCTATATTGGTGGCTTCGCCGAAAAGGCGCTGGCGCGGGTCGCGAAATATGCCGACGGCTATTTCGGCAATGAGGAGGTGTGCGGCCTTTATGCCGACAAGCTGCGCGCCGAAGGCAAAGACCCCGCATCAGCGCGCATCCGCATCCAGAGCCTGTTTACGCTGGTCGCCGACGATCCCGAGGCGGCGATGGAGGAAATGGCCCCCTATTTCCACCATGTGAACGAGACCTATGGCGCCTGGCTGGCGGAGGACCAGGCATCGGGGATCGACAATGTGGCGCTGAAACCGATGTCGCTCGACGCGTTCAAGCGCAGCGGCATCTTGCAAATTCTTACCCCCGACGCGGCGATCGACCATTTCCGCGCGATGCAGCAACGCATCAATGTCGAGCATATCATGATGATGCTGCCCCCCGGCCTGCCGCCGGCCAGGTTCCAGCCCTATGCCCAGTGTTTCGCCGACAAGGTGATGCCTGCCTTTTGAGGGGGAGGATCGGCATCTGGCAGCAGACGGTGGAGATGCCAGCGGACACCGTGCCCCTGGACAGTCCCCGCTGAGCGCCAGGACAAAGGGGCCGGGGCGATGATCGCCCCGGCCCCTTGCAGCCTTTCCCTCTGAACAGCCTGATTAGGCCATCAGCGCCTTGACCGCATCGGCCACACGGTCAGGCGAGACGATATAAGCATCCTCCAGCACCTTGGCGAAGGGCACTGGCGACTTGGGCGCACCCAGGCGGCGGACCGGGGCCTTGAGCTGGCCGAACAATTCCTCCGCAATGGTCGCCGCAATCTCGCCGCCCGGGCCGAAGTCCCGCACCGCTTCATGCGCCACCAGCG
The sequence above is drawn from the Sphingobium sp. AP49 genome and encodes:
- a CDS encoding LLM class flavin-dependent oxidoreductase, which codes for MTNPLTFGYLYDFRNPTQWERRPADLYAEILDFVAWSETAGFAGAWVPEHHGADDGYMPAPNVALAAIAARTSRIKLGSAIALAPLYHPLRFAEECAILDILSDGRLEMALAIGYRRRETQAYGVDFGKRGARFDEFLAIVQRLWAGETVSFAGQHYSIDNAVLKPGAPRGRIPLYIGGFAEKALARVAKYADGYFGNEEVCGLYADKLRAEGKDPASARIRIQSLFTLVADDPEAAMEEMAPYFHHVNETYGAWLAEDQASGIDNVALKPMSLDAFKRSGILQILTPDAAIDHFRAMQQRINVEHIMMMLPPGLPPARFQPYAQCFADKVMPAF
- a CDS encoding TetR/AcrR family transcriptional regulator, whose translation is MVQKRRVGAESSETRARIVEATEQVIRDEGYAAASSRRVALRAELPPSLVHYYFPSTDDLLLAVFRRGAEQSDAMIEAALTSADPVRALWRFFSDPSRNALAMEFVAMANHRKAIRAEIARHSEAMRTRQAQLMEQVLGDRLAGHKVTAAGLSLLLAAVGRTLVMEADMGVASGHSDARASVEALLDELLPPEK
- a CDS encoding TauD/TfdA family dioxygenase; translated protein: MSATTITRFSHEAIKPSIGSRILNSKEELLAGELAPQIRELLEQRGVLVFPKINFTDEEQIAFTKTLGAFAPEHKGGEEIHKITLDVKENPQSAEYLKGSLYWHIDGTMNDVPILASLLSCKVPATWGGNTGFCNTYAAYEALTDEQKAEYEKLRVIHSVWATVFYYEPEPSLAKLKGMRQVGENELPLVWNHKSGRKSLVLGCTAQRVKDLDPYASAEILVGLREWATREEFSYSHEWSVGDLVIWDNTGTMHRAEKYDPDCNRMMHRTKLQGEEPFE